In Candidatus Pantoea floridensis, the genomic window TCACGGCTGGCGTTCTCCAGCGCGTCTTGGTAGCGCTTACGTTCGGTAATATCGCGGCCAAAGCCCATCAAACCACTGCGTTTCCCCACGCGGTCGTAATAGGGCACTTTGCGGATCTCAAAGCAGGCTTTGCGGCCATCGGGATATTGCAGCCACTGCTCGTAAGTCAGCGATACATTATGACGGAACACCTTCTCATCGGTTTCCAGCACTTTAGTCGCCGCCTCTTCATCATAAATATCGCGCGGCGTCATACCAATCAGCTGTTTTTCGCTCATGCCGGTCAACAGTTCCATGGCGCGATTGCAGCCGGAGAACTGCTTATCAATGTTGCGGTAGAACACCAGATCGGGCGACGCATCAAGGAAAGAGCGCAGGAAGGAGGATTGCTGTTCCAGCTCAATTTGCGCCTGCTCGCGCCGCGCCATCTCTTCGCGCAGCTTGTCCATCACCTGCTCACGCGCCTGTTCGGCTTTGATGCGGTCGTTAATTTCCTGATTCAGCTGCGTGATGGTTTCTTTCATCTGCTGGTTAAGCTCAAGGTCGCGTGTGCGCATCTCTTCCAGCTTATCCACCAGTTTCGTCAGGCGCTGGCGCGACTCTTCCAGTTGATCGACCACCACCGAGAGGAAATAAACCGCCCAGGGCGTAATTAACAGGCCGAAGAATATCGATCGCACTACGTCAATGCTCTCAACGTGGCCGCGCAGCACCATAGTGACCGCCATCTGCACCACCATCGCCAGCACCACCAGCGCCGACGCTAATAGCAGTGAAAAGCGAACCAGCCCCAGTTTGACCATCAAATCAACGTAGTACTGCGCTAAAAGGCGAATCTGTTTCATTACAAGCTCCCTGAACGAAATCTGGCCCATGATAGCGTAAATATCGCTACGCCGCGCCGCTTCACCGCAGGAGTTTTGCTCTGTAATGGTGCACCACCGCAGGATTTCGCCGACGTTCCCGTCTATATGCGTAAAGCGCTTGACTAATTCTGCCAACTGAATAATCTGAAAGGCCGCACTTTTGTCGCGCTTTTCTCTACATCCTGTGCTAATCAGCACCCTGGCAGTCATGTCGTCTCATGGCTGCATGCCTTTATTGCATACCCATTCAACTTAAACGATTTTTTAATCACGTGTAGCGTGATTAATTTTACTAATGCCAGCGTGATTTTGATTCAAATATGACGCCATAAGAAAAACAGATACATGCTGTGCATCAGCCGCACCCAACAGAATTTAATGCTGCCATAAGCATCGATGCCAGCATTGTTTAGATATTAGAGGCACAGGTCACAGTGAGACGGCTCACAGTTACTGGGGGAATGGGAAGGGGAAGATTGACATAAATTTACGAGTAAAAAACTTATAAATCATCACGTTAATCGTTAAAAAAGCAGATTACCCTCAACAAAGCTGGCTATTTGACCTGAGTTCGCTTTCCCGATAAGTTGGAATTCCACTGGGAGCTTTCCTGGTGGGGCTGTGTCTCGGCATATCTATGCAGCAAGAAGACTCCCTCTAGATGCAAGCTATCTCCCGAAAGAGACCGGATTAAAGAGCAGCTCATTAAGGACGTGACAACAGTGTCTTAAGAGCCTTTGCTCGGTGTTGCGACGCCCGCTCTTTACGGAGCGGCACAAGAATTGATACCGCAGCCTTTGCAGCTTCAGTCACGCTGCGGTACGCGAAAAAATGCAGGTAATGTCAAAAGAAGTTTAAGGAGACTCTCAATGTCCACGCAAAAACCGAATCCCTATGGTTTGTATGATCCATCAGCCGGAAGTGATAGCTGTGGTGTAGGTTTCATTACCCGTAAGGACGGCGAGCAGACCCATGAGATCCTGCAGATGGCCCATAGCGCGCTGTGCACGGTACCGCACCGTGGCGGCATGTCCGCCGAAGGCGTGGGCGATGGCGCTGGCGTTAACGTCGATCTCTCCCTGAACTTCTTCCGCAAGGTCACAGGTCTGGCGCTGGAAGCTGCCCGTTTTGGCGTGGGTAACTTCTTTGTGCCCAAAGACGCGGAACTGCGCGCTAACGCTGAACGTCTGGTAGAAGAAACGCTGGCGGCACACAACTTCCCGGTATTAGTGAAACGCGATATGCCGCTGGACGGCAGTGTGACGCGCCCGGCTGCCCTGCAATTCCAGCTGCCGATTGTACAATGGGTTTTTGCTGCGCCGCAGGAAGTGACTGACCAACTGGAATTCGAGCGCCAGATTTATCGCGCGCTGCTGGATATCGAAGCGCGCGCCTTTACCGAAAGCGAATTCGGCGGCCTTTATCCGCTGTCGCTCTCCTCGCGCACCCAGGTATTTAAAGCCCGCCTGAACTCCAACGAAGTGATTCCTTACTTCAAAGATTTAACCGATGCCGACCATCAGGTGCGCGGGTTGTTCTTCCATACCCGCTTCTCCACCAACACCGATCCGCATACCACCATGGCGCAACCGTTCCGCTTGATGGCGCACAACGGCGAACTGAATACCGATCGCAAAAACCGTATTGCCGAAGCGGCACTGATGCTGGCGCGTGGAAAGAAAATTGTGCGCCCTAAAGGTCAGTCCGACAGCTCACGTCTGGACCAGAGCATTCACAGCCGCTTGATGGAAGATAACCTCGACCTGATCAACGCCGTTGTTTCCATGATGCCACCGGCCTGGGAGAACGATACGTCGCTCTCAAATGAAGTACGCGCCATGCTTGAGTACTTCTCATTATATGAAGAGAAAAACGATGGCCCGGCCGCGCTGATCTTTGGTAATGGTGAAGTGATTGGTGCCCGTCTTGACCGTCTCGGTCTACGTCCGCTGCGTTCCGTTGAAACGGCGGAATATATCGGAGCCATGTCGGAAGCGGGCCAGATCGCCTTCCCTCCGGAAAGCGTGCTGCGTCGCGGCCGTATCGAAGCGGGCGGTATGCTCTATTACGATCACAAAGAGAAACGCTCTTACACCACCGTGGAAGCGCTGGAAAAACTGGCGGCGGAGAAGGATTACCTGTCGCTGCTGAGTAAAGCGCGTGTCGACCTCGCCGATCTGCCAGAAATTCAGGCTGAGCAGCTCGGCTCTCCGCTGCGTTATCGTGGTGACCTGCAAACCTATCAGCGTTTTGTGGCCTACTACTACAACCAGGAAAGCTTCAAATTCATGATGGACCCGATGCTGCAAACCGGCGCTGAGAAGATCTCAGCGATGGGTTACGGCAACGCCATCAACGGCCTGTCCGACCACGAAGGCGGCATGGCGCACTACTTCTCGCAACGCTTTGCCCAGGTCACTAACCCGCCGCTTGACTCCATCCGTGAAGCGGACGGCATGACGCTGCGCGTTGCCCTGGGTGCGAAACCGCACCTGGGTCGCAGCAAGGGCCAGCAAATCATCGTACCAACACCAATTTTGACGCACCTCGACATGCTGCGCCTGCGCGAACAAACCGTCGCGCCTTATGCGCGCTTCGAGATGCTGTACGAGCCAGTCGTCGGCAAAGATATCGTCAGCCGCGCAGCTAATGCCAACGCGCTGGAAAAAGCCATTGATGACTTAGCGCAGCAGGTTGTTGATTTCGCACGCCAGCAAGGTGGTATCGCGGTAATTACCGACCGCCACATCTCCTCAACCCACGCGGCGATCCCGATGCTGCTGATGGTATCGGCGATTAACCAGCGTTTGGTGCAGGAAGGTCTGCGTCTGGATGTATCGCTGGTAGTAGAAAGCGGCCAGAGCATCTCTTCGCACCATATCGCGGCAACGCTGGGCTTCGGCGCTTCTGCCGTTTACCCACTCGGCGTGCAGATGCGTGCGGAAGAGAAATTCGGTGAAGGCGAAGAAGGTAACAAAGCCTTTAAACGCTATGCCAAAGCAGCAGAAAAAGCGCTAATGAAAACCATGGGCAAAGTGGGCCTGTGTACCGTTGAGAGCTACAGCTGCGGCGAGTTCTTCGAGCCTAACTTCCTGAATACCGACGATCCGGTATTGAAAAAGTATTTCCCGAATATCAAAACCCCCGTTGGCGGCGCCGGCTTCCCGGCTATCGCCCAAATGGCGGTCGACTGGCATCAAAGTGCGCTGAAAATTCAGGGCGAAGCGGAAGTCCCCTTGCTCGGCCTGTTCAAAGAGCGTGCTGAAGGTGCTGGCCATTCTTACGGCACCATTGCGGTACGCACCTTCATTGATATGACGGAGCAGCCGATTCGCTTTGCTAACAAAGAGCGCGAAGAGGACAACTTTATTCGCCTGATGACGCTGGCTAAACTGGATAACGCTTTCAATATCAAAGCGGAAGCCTTTAAAGACAGCAGCTTCGAGCGCATCCCGAATGATGTTATCGATAACTTTGCCATCACGCCCGATTACCGTCAGTTCTCCAGCCTGATGCATGCCGAGCGTAAACGTCGTCCTGCGGCGCTGCGGGACATCCTCGCGCTGCCTTGCGATTTGACGCACGTGGATAGCGAAGCGGAATTCGGCCGTAAGCTGGGCCGCTACTCGCTGGTTAACAACGGCTTCGCGACGCGCGGCCTGAAGTGTGAAGCGGTAAATGGCAGCCTGAATCAGTTCGAGCTGCGCCTGATCGATGCGATTGCTGGCCTGAAGCCAGAGAATGAGCGCCTCGAAGCACTGTCGCGTGCGTTGAAAACGCGCTTCAGCGACGATATCGAAAGCAGCAATGTGGCAGATGGCGTTCTGCACATCACCGCTTACGGCAAAGCTGCGGATTATCTGTCGCTGATCTTCACTGCGCTGCCCTCGCTGCCGCTGGAAGAGATTCAACCGGCACACGAAATTACCCGTACCTTTGCTTCCGGTGCCATGAGCCACGGTGCGTTGGTAGCGCCTGCGCACGAAGCGGTGGCGCACGGTACCAACATGGTGGGCGGCATGAGTAACTGCGGCGAAGGTGGCGAACACTATTCACGCCACGGCACCATCCGCGCCTCACGCATTAAACAGCTGGCGTCTGGACGTTTCGGCGTGTGGGCAGCTTATCTGGCCGACCCAATGCTGGAAGAGCTGGAGATCAAAATCGGCCAGGGCGCGAAGCCAGGTGAAGGCGGCCAGCTGCCAGCACCAAAAGTGACCGTTGAGATCGCGGCAGCCCGTGGTGGTACACCAGGCGTTGAGCTGGTTTCACCACCGCCGCACCACGACACTTACTCTATCGAGGATTTGGCTCAGCTGATCCACGACTGCAAAGCCGCGCGCGTGCGCGTCATTGTGAAACTGGTGTCATCCGAAGGCATCGGCACCATCGCCGTGGGCGTGGCGAAAGCCGGCGCGGACGTGATTAACGTGGCGGGTAACACCGGCGGTACCGGTGCAGCATCGGTCACCAGCCTGAAATATACCGGTCGCGTAGCGGAAATCGGCATCGCTGAAGTACACCAGGCGCTGTGCGCCAATGGCCTGCGCGACAAAGTGCAGCTGCGCTGCTCCGGCGCACAGCAGACCGGCAGTGATGTGATCAAATCTGCCCTGCTCGGCGGCGACAGCTTCGAGTTCGGTACCACCGCGCTGATGATGCTGAAATGCGTGATGGCGAAAAACTGTAACGTTAAATGCCCGGCCGGTTTAACCACCAACGCCGAAGCTTTTGATGGCGATCCGCGTCAGCTGGCGCAGTACTTCATCAACGTGGCGCAGGAAGTGCGTGAGTTCCTTGCTCGCCTCGGTCTGCGTTCACTGCGCGAAGCACGTGGCCGTTCTGATCTGCTGCATTTGATGGATCACCCGCTTGAAGTCGGCAAACTGGATCTGCGCGCCATGTTAACCGTGGTGCCAGAGCAAAAAATTGCTAAGCCGGTCTATCTGGAAAAAGATTTTGAGCTGGATGATGGCTGGGTCAATGAGCTGAAAACCCAGCTGGTTGGCGAGGCAAGCCGTGAAATCGCGCTGGGCGCGGGCATCACGCTGAACAACCGTAACAAGAGCGTGGGTGGACAGCTGGCAATTGATATCGAGCGCATGCTGAACCACGAGCTCACTAAAGAGCAGCTGGCAGCGCTGCCTGCGGTGCTGAAAGATGACCGCGGTCGTCACTATCTGGCGCCAGCCACCGTGCTGATTAACACCAGTGGTTCTGCCGGCCAGTCGTTCGGCGCATTCTGCAACGACGGCATGCAGCTGAAACATTACGGCACCTGTAACGATGGCGTGGGCAAAGGTCAGTGTGGCGGCGAGCTGGTGGTGATGTCACCGGGCGGCGGCGCACAGGATAGCGATGGCAACGTCTTGATCGGTAACTTCGCCCTGTTTGGTGCCACCGGTGGTCGTCTGTTCGTACAGGGCCAGGCGGGTGACCGCTTCGCGGTGCGTAACTCTGGTGCCACCGCCGTGGTTGAAGGCGTCGGCGACTTCTGCTGTGAATACATGACCAACGGCGCCATCCTTAACCTTGGCACCTTCGGTAAAGGCTTTGGCAACGGCATGAGCGGCGGTTTCGCCTACCAGTACGATCCTTATGGATCGCTGGCGGCACATGCAGCCGGTGATTCAGTCCTGTTTGGCTCCATCGCCGATGAAGATGAAATGGCGCAGGTGCATAAGCAAGCGGTGCTAACCATGCTGAACTGGCATCTGGAAGCGACCCAGTCACCGCGCGCTGCCTGGCTGCTGGAGAACTGGGAAACCGAGTGCCACCACTTTGTTTACGTGATGCCACGTTCGCTGCTGCTGTATCAGGATGGCACCGAAATCCTGAAAGCAAAATCGCGTAAAGATCTGCTCGAAGAGCTGTCGACGTCGCTGGCTGCGCATCAGGTCGCTAAATTCAAATCGGCGTGGCGTGACGGTAAAACCATCGCCAACGGTGCCGTACCGGCCTACGGCGCGACCGATACGCTTGAGATGTTTGTGCTGCTGAATAACTACACCGTGCTGAGCCTCGCGCAGCAGCTGGCGTTGGGCAAACTGCCAAAAGGTACGGCGGTGGAAGATCCGGCCGTTGAGAAAGCCGTGCGTAATCTGCTGATGACCGAAGATTTCGCGCTGATAAGCAAGCTACAACGTCATGCGCGCTCTGCGATTGAAAGCTATAGCGATGACGAGCTGGCAAGCCTGATCGCCGCTAAACGTATGGCGGATTATAAAGCGGCATTGACGCAACGTAACATTCGCTCCATGGACAGCCTGGCGACGTATGGCTGGATCATTTATCAGGATGCCTGCAACCGTGAGGTTCTTGGCCATCTGCCTGATTTCGAAGAGCTGTTTGCACGTGCTGCACTGCCAGAAATCGCTGCTGCGGTCGGGAAACTTTCCTGATTATAGCTTTACGGAACATGTGTAATTTAGACTTTATATTTTGATTGAACAGGATTGAGCGCCTTACCGATGAAAATTCCTTACATTCCTGAAGATGCACCGTTTAACGGTGAGCAGAAATATTGGCTGGCGGGTTTTCTCGCCGGTCTCCACTCGCGCCTGCTGGTATTAGAAGACAAGCAGAGCGCACCGGCTGCCGGTGCCAACACGCAGCTGCATATCCTGTTCGGTTCACAAACCGGTAATGCCGAAGCGCTGTCGCAAACTGCCGCTAAAGCCGCGCGTGCCAAAGGTTTGGTGCCGGTGGTTCAGGCTCTGGGCGAAGTGGATCTGGATGTGTTCGCCACTATGCGTCACGTGCTGATCGTCACCTCGACTTATGGCGAAGGCGAAATGCCGGACAACGCCCAGCTGTTTTGGCAGGCGATTTCAGCCAGCACCGCACCGCGTCTGGAGCAGATGCACTTTGCAGTACTGGCGATTGGGGACACCGGCTACGACGGTTTCTGCCAGGCGGGTAAATTCATCGATATGCGTCTGGAACAGCTCGGTGCGAAACGCGTGGCCGATCGTATCGACTGCGATATTGATTTCGAAGAGCCGTCCAGCGAGTGGATTGGCACGGCAATGCCGCAGTTTGCCGCCAGCGCAGGCAGCAGCGGAACTGCACTTGAGAGCGCACCTGAAGCACCGGTCATTCCGGGCAGCAATAAGCAGAACCCTTATGCTGCCGCATTGGCGACCAATAAGCGCCTGTCGGCTGAGGAGTCGGCTAAAGATATTCGTCACTTTGAATTCGATCTCACCGACAGTGGTTTGAAATATGAAGCCGGCGATGCGCTGGGCGTGATCCCGGTGAACGACGCGGCGTTGGTTTCACTGCTGCTGGCCGAACTGAAAGCGGATTACGAAACGCCGGTGCCAGGCTTTGATCGCAACCTTGGCGATCTGCTGACGCACCAGTTCGAAATCTCTGAGCCATCACGCAAACTGATTGAGTGGGTTGGACAGCACACCACCAACCAGGAATTGCGTCACGTTTTGCAGCACGACGACAAAGATACTCTCGCCGTTTGGCTGTGGGGCAAAGATACGCTGGATCTGCTGCAGCTTGAGCTGACGTGCAGCCTCTCAGTGCCGGAATTCGTTGCCATGCTGCGCCCACTGCAGCACCGTGCGTACTCCATCTCGTCGAGCTCGAAAGCGCATCCAAATCAGGTGCATCTGACCATCGCTTCCGTGCGCTATCACAGCGGCGGCCGTGAGCGTAAAGGCGTGTGCTCAACCTACCTGGCTGAACGTGTTCGTCGTGGCGAAAAGCCGGCGATCTTCATTTCGCCCAACAAAGCGTTCCGCGTGCCGGCAAATGGCAATGCTCCGCTGATCATGGTGGGTCCAGGCACCGGCATCGCCCCGTTCCGCGCGTTCCTGCAGGAACGTCAGGCAACCGGCGCGCAAGGTAAAAACTGGTTGTTCTTCGGCGACCAGCATCAAGCACATGATTACATCTATGAAGAAGAGCTGAGTGCGTGGCAGGAGAATGGCCTGCTGACAAACCTCGATCTCGCCTTCTCACGCGATCAGGAAGAGAAGATTTACGTGCAGAATCGCATGCTGGAGAAAGGCGCGGAGCTATACGCCTGGCTGCAGGATGGCGCCTACTTCTACGTGTGTGGCGATGCCTCACGTATGGCGAAAGATGTGGATGCCGCACTGTATGAAGTGGTTCGTCAGTTCGGCGGCTTGTCCAGCGAGCGTGCGGCAGCCTACATTGATCAGCTGAAGAAAGATAAACGCTACCTGCGTGACGTCTACTAAGACGCGCAGACATAAAAAAACGGGCCAATCATCGGCCCGTTTTTATTTCACACTCTCAGACGCTTTATTTCACTACGCGGAGTGAAGGTCGTCCGCCACGCGGCGGCGGCGGCTCATCATCTGGCGAGTGATCGTCATCAGTCGCATCATCCGGACGATCGCCATCAATCACAGACATCATCGTCTCTTCCTGACCACTACCATCCTGATCTTCCGTCGCCAGCTCATAAGCCGGTTCCGGTTCGAACATGGTGCCAGCACCGTTTTCACGGGCGTAAATTGCCAGAACCGCAGCCATCGGCACAGAGACCTGACGCGGTACGCCACCAAAGCGCGCATTGAAACGCACTTCATCATTAGCGAGGTCAAGATTGCCTACCGCACGTGGCGCGATGTTCAGAACAATCTGCCCATCGCGCGCATATTGCAGCGGCACCTGCACACCAGGCAGATTAATGTCGACCACCAAATGCGGCGTCAGCTGGTTATCAAGCAACCAGTCATAGAATGCACGCAGTAGATAGGGACGACGCGCCGTTAGTTGCGACATTTCCATACTATTAGCCCCGAGCTTGCAGGCGCATTTCACGTTCTGCTTCTGTCAGTGACGCAAGGAAAGAGTCACGTTCAAATACGCGCGTCATGTAGCCTTTCAGCTCTTTAGAACCTGCGCCAGACAGATCCACACCCATCTGCGGCAGACGCCACAGCAGCGGTGCCAGATAGCAATCTACCAGGCTGAACTCTTCGCTCATGAAGAAAGGCGTACGTGCAAACAGTGGCGCAATTGCCAGCAGCTCTTCACGCAGTTGCTTACGCGCTGCATCGGCTTCTGCACCATTGGCAGTTTCGATGGTGCGCATCAGGCTATACCAATCCTGCTCAATGCGGTGCATCATCAGACGACTTTCACCACGCGCAACCGGATAAACCGGCATCAGCGGTGGATGCGGGAAACGCTCATCGAGGTATTCCATGATGATGCGTGATTCGTACAGCGTCAGTTCACGGTCGACCAGCGTAGGTACTGTGCGATACGGGTTGAGGTCAATCAGATCCTGCGGCAGGTTATCCGTTTCAACCTGCTCGATCTCCACGCTGACGCCCTTCTCAGCCAGTACAATGCGTACTTGATGGCTGAAAATGTCAGTCGGACCAGAAAACAGCGTCATTACCGAACGTTTGTTGGCAGCGACAGCCATGAAAACCTCCAAGTTTGTTCACAAAAAGATACTGCGAATAGCCAACCACACGGCGACTCACCGGCTCATCAGATTCGCCTACCGTCAGCGTTAGAAGCATCGCCCAGCCTTCCCGACAGGAACGACAAGCACAACGCTGCTTCTCGCAGGCGCAAAGTGACAGTGAGTTTACCAGATTTTAAGCAGCTTGTGGGGCAGGCGTAATGATTTGCGGGCAAAATGCGGGTAAAGCTCGCGTTTTTGGTGGTAATAATTGGTAAAAAGGGCAATAAAAAACCCGCCGAAGCGGGTTTTTTGAGCCAATTGCCGCTGCCAAAGCAGCAAACAATTAACGCTTGGAGAACTGTGGACGACGACGTGCTTTACGCAGGCCGACTTTCTTACGTTCAACTTCACGTGCATCACGGGTAACGAAGCCCGCTTTACGCAGTTCAGAACGCAGAGACTCGTCGTACTCCATCAGAGCGCGTGTGATACCGTGACGGATCGCACCAGCCTGACCAGAAATACCACCACCTTTAACGGTGATGTACAGGTCAAATTTACCAACCATATCAACCAGTTCCAGCGGCTGACGCACGACCATGCGTGCAGTCTCGCGACCGAAATACTGCTCCAAAGAGCGCTGGTTAATTACGATGTTACCGCTACCCGGCTTGATGAAGACGCGAGCGGCAGAGCTTTTGCGGCGACCAGTGCCGTAGTTTTGAGTTTCAGCCATTGCCTATAATCCCGATTAAATGTCAAGAACTTGCGGTTGCTGCGCCGCGTGGTTGTGCTCGTTGCCTGCGTAAACTTTCAGTTTACGGTACATAGCACGACCCAGTGGGCCTTTCGGCAGCATGCCTTTAACCGCGATTTCAATCACACGCTCAGGACGGCGCTCGATCATCTCTGCAAAGGTCGCCTGCTTGATACCACCGATGTGGCCAGTGTGGTGATAGTAAATCTTGTCAGTACGCTTGTTGCCGGTTACAGCAACTTTTTCTGCGTTCAGAACGATGATGTAATCACCGGTATCAACGTGCGGAGTGTATTCCGCTTTGTGCTTACCACGCAGACGGCGCGCCAGTTCAGTCGCCAGGCGACCCAAGGTTTTGCCCGTTGCGTCAACAACATACCAGTCACGCTGTACGGTTTCTGGTTTAGCTGTAAAAGTTTTCATTGAAAAGCTTACCCAAATAAAAAGTTACACGTTGGTGAAATCCCAAACGCTAAGTAAACGATTGAGGCTCACACGACCATTTTGCCCAGCAAGCCACCCCTTCAAGTGAGTTACCGGATCACATCGAGTTCTTGGGAAAGAAAACCGATGCTGTAACGTGGGGTCGCAAGATTATAGAGAAGTCGAACCCAAAGATCGAACCTTTTTGCATCTAAATCCTGCGATTTCTGCCACGTCATCAGGGCAGATGCGGCAGACGCAAATACTCTTCGCTCTGCATCTCCTGCAAACGCGACAAGCAGCGTTGATACTCGAACTTCAAGCGTGTGCCCTGATAAATTTCAAACAGCGACGTTTCCGCCGCCACGACCAGTTTCACGTGGCGTTCATAGAATTCATCAACCAGCGCGAGGAAGCGACGCGCCTGATCTTCGGTCTTATAAATCATCACCGGCACATCATACAGCAAGACGCTGTGAAATCGGCGCGAGAGCTCAATATAGTCGTGTTGGCTGCGCCCTTCGCCACAGAGAGTCAGGAAATTAATCGCCAGCACGCCGTCATGCACGCCGAGCGTCGGCATCTGACGATGGTTAATCTCCAGCACCGGCGCATCCTCACGCGCTTTACCGGACAGCGCACGGAACATGCGCTCCATTTCAGCATGGGTGGCATCGCTCAGCGGGAAATTCCACAAGTGCGCTGAAGTCAGAGTACGCAAACGGTAATCGATACCGGCATCAACGTTCATCACTTCGCAATGACGCTTGATTTGTTCAATGGCGGGCAGGAAGCGCGCCCGCTGCAAGCCATTGCGATAGAGTTCATCCGGCGGAATATTTGAGGTTGCCACCAGCGAGATGCCGCGGGCAAACAGTGCCTCCATCAGCGTGCCGAGCAGCATGGCATCGGTGATATCCGAAACAAAAAACTCATCAAAACAGAGAATGTCGGTTTCAGCTTTAAAGCGGTCAGCGACAATCAGCAGCGGATCGCTGTGGCCCTGCAGCTGCGTCAGCTCCTGATGGACGCGCAGCATAAAGCGGTGAAAATGCAGACGCAGTTTGCGGTCGCCAGGAATTGACTGAAAAAACAGATCCATCACCCAGGTTTTACCGCGTCCTACACCACCCCACATATAGAGGCCGCGCACCGGAGCATCACTCGCACTTTTCTCTTTATTCATCATCTTAGACAGACGTCCAAACAGGCCTTTTGCTGCCGGTTCAACATGTTGCTGGCGAGCAATCAATCCTTGCTGGATGGCATCTAAGCGGGTAATCGCTTCTCGTTGTACGTCATCCGGGCGAAACTCGCCCTGCGACAGCGCTTGCTCATAGCGTGCAAGCGGAGATGAGGTTTGCATGGTTCTCTCAGAATCCCTGAAAAAGTCCGATTCACGGGTCGGTTGACGAAAAATAGGCCGCTCTACACTAAGCGATGCAGCCCGATAGTTCCACTTCCATGAGATTATTGGGTATAGTGACTGCTATTGAAGTTGATGTTGAAACAGAAGCAATGCCCTACGAAACAACGGAAATTACACGGGAGTCATTATGACCTGGGAATACGGGCTGATTGGTTTAGTGATTGGCATTATTGTCGGCGCGGTAGTGATGCGTTTTGGCAACAAGAAGCTGCGTGAGCAGCGTAGCATGCAGTATGAGCTGGAAAAATCGAAGGCTGAGCTGGCGGATTACCGCGAGGAGCTCACCAACCACTTTGCACGCAGCGCTGAGCTGCTGGACAACATGGCGCATGATTACCGCCAGCTGTATCAGCACATGGCGAAGGGATCTAACGATCTGCTGCCAAATCTGCCGGGCGAGAAAAACCCGTTTGCCTACCAGCTAACGGAAGCCGAAGCGGATAACGATCAGGCGCCGGTACAAATGCCGCGCGATTACTCTGAAGGTGCTTCCGGCCTGTTACGGGGTAGCGATCGCACACCGCGTAAATAATCCTTTTGGGGCACAGCTTGGCTGTGCCCTTTTTGTTTGTCGAACCCTTGCCCCAAACAACTGTCACACTTTTTCATCCCCTTTTCTTTTCGCAGCGAGAGCGTTGTAGCAATGAAAAAACAAGCAC contains:
- a CDS encoding glutamate synthase-related protein: MSTQKPNPYGLYDPSAGSDSCGVGFITRKDGEQTHEILQMAHSALCTVPHRGGMSAEGVGDGAGVNVDLSLNFFRKVTGLALEAARFGVGNFFVPKDAELRANAERLVEETLAAHNFPVLVKRDMPLDGSVTRPAALQFQLPIVQWVFAAPQEVTDQLEFERQIYRALLDIEARAFTESEFGGLYPLSLSSRTQVFKARLNSNEVIPYFKDLTDADHQVRGLFFHTRFSTNTDPHTTMAQPFRLMAHNGELNTDRKNRIAEAALMLARGKKIVRPKGQSDSSRLDQSIHSRLMEDNLDLINAVVSMMPPAWENDTSLSNEVRAMLEYFSLYEEKNDGPAALIFGNGEVIGARLDRLGLRPLRSVETAEYIGAMSEAGQIAFPPESVLRRGRIEAGGMLYYDHKEKRSYTTVEALEKLAAEKDYLSLLSKARVDLADLPEIQAEQLGSPLRYRGDLQTYQRFVAYYYNQESFKFMMDPMLQTGAEKISAMGYGNAINGLSDHEGGMAHYFSQRFAQVTNPPLDSIREADGMTLRVALGAKPHLGRSKGQQIIVPTPILTHLDMLRLREQTVAPYARFEMLYEPVVGKDIVSRAANANALEKAIDDLAQQVVDFARQQGGIAVITDRHISSTHAAIPMLLMVSAINQRLVQEGLRLDVSLVVESGQSISSHHIAATLGFGASAVYPLGVQMRAEEKFGEGEEGNKAFKRYAKAAEKALMKTMGKVGLCTVESYSCGEFFEPNFLNTDDPVLKKYFPNIKTPVGGAGFPAIAQMAVDWHQSALKIQGEAEVPLLGLFKERAEGAGHSYGTIAVRTFIDMTEQPIRFANKEREEDNFIRLMTLAKLDNAFNIKAEAFKDSSFERIPNDVIDNFAITPDYRQFSSLMHAERKRRPAALRDILALPCDLTHVDSEAEFGRKLGRYSLVNNGFATRGLKCEAVNGSLNQFELRLIDAIAGLKPENERLEALSRALKTRFSDDIESSNVADGVLHITAYGKAADYLSLIFTALPSLPLEEIQPAHEITRTFASGAMSHGALVAPAHEAVAHGTNMVGGMSNCGEGGEHYSRHGTIRASRIKQLASGRFGVWAAYLADPMLEELEIKIGQGAKPGEGGQLPAPKVTVEIAAARGGTPGVELVSPPPHHDTYSIEDLAQLIHDCKAARVRVIVKLVSSEGIGTIAVGVAKAGADVINVAGNTGGTGAASVTSLKYTGRVAEIGIAEVHQALCANGLRDKVQLRCSGAQQTGSDVIKSALLGGDSFEFGTTALMMLKCVMAKNCNVKCPAGLTTNAEAFDGDPRQLAQYFINVAQEVREFLARLGLRSLREARGRSDLLHLMDHPLEVGKLDLRAMLTVVPEQKIAKPVYLEKDFELDDGWVNELKTQLVGEASREIALGAGITLNNRNKSVGGQLAIDIERMLNHELTKEQLAALPAVLKDDRGRHYLAPATVLINTSGSAGQSFGAFCNDGMQLKHYGTCNDGVGKGQCGGELVVMSPGGGAQDSDGNVLIGNFALFGATGGRLFVQGQAGDRFAVRNSGATAVVEGVGDFCCEYMTNGAILNLGTFGKGFGNGMSGGFAYQYDPYGSLAAHAAGDSVLFGSIADEDEMAQVHKQAVLTMLNWHLEATQSPRAAWLLENWETECHHFVYVMPRSLLLYQDGTEILKAKSRKDLLEELSTSLAAHQVAKFKSAWRDGKTIANGAVPAYGATDTLEMFVLLNNYTVLSLAQQLALGKLPKGTAVEDPAVEKAVRNLLMTEDFALISKLQRHARSAIESYSDDELASLIAAKRMADYKAALTQRNIRSMDSLATYGWIIYQDACNREVLGHLPDFEELFARAALPEIAAAVGKLS
- a CDS encoding sulfite reductase subunit alpha, producing MKIPYIPEDAPFNGEQKYWLAGFLAGLHSRLLVLEDKQSAPAAGANTQLHILFGSQTGNAEALSQTAAKAARAKGLVPVVQALGEVDLDVFATMRHVLIVTSTYGEGEMPDNAQLFWQAISASTAPRLEQMHFAVLAIGDTGYDGFCQAGKFIDMRLEQLGAKRVADRIDCDIDFEEPSSEWIGTAMPQFAASAGSSGTALESAPEAPVIPGSNKQNPYAAALATNKRLSAEESAKDIRHFEFDLTDSGLKYEAGDALGVIPVNDAALVSLLLAELKADYETPVPGFDRNLGDLLTHQFEISEPSRKLIEWVGQHTTNQELRHVLQHDDKDTLAVWLWGKDTLDLLQLELTCSLSVPEFVAMLRPLQHRAYSISSSSKAHPNQVHLTIASVRYHSGGRERKGVCSTYLAERVRRGEKPAIFISPNKAFRVPANGNAPLIMVGPGTGIAPFRAFLQERQATGAQGKNWLFFGDQHQAHDYIYEEELSAWQENGLLTNLDLAFSRDQEEKIYVQNRMLEKGAELYAWLQDGAYFYVCGDASRMAKDVDAALYEVVRQFGGLSSERAAAYIDQLKKDKRYLRDVY